GCCGCTGGCATCCGGGCCATCTTTCGTGGAAAAGAACGGATCGAAAATGCGGCGCATGACTTCGGGCGTCATGCCTTTGCCGCTATCGCGCACCGCCAGTTCCACCATGTGCGCGGCCGCATCGTAACTCAGGCGGACCATAATGATTCCGCCATTGGGCATGGCCTGACGGGAATTGATCAGCAAGTTCAACAGCACCTGCTGAATTTGATTGCCGTTGGCCAGGGCCGGCGGCGCGGCGTCGATTTGCGTTTCCACGCGAATGCGGTACTTGCTCATTTCGCGCTCCAACAGCACCATCGAATCTTCGATCACGCGGCTTAAATCGGTCGGTTCCAACCCGGCGGAGCGATTGCGGGCAAAGCTCAAAATGCCGTTGGTGATTTTTGCCGCCCGGTTGGCGGCGGCCAGAATTTTATCGAGCGCCTTGTCGCGCGTAGCAGTGTCTTTATGCCGCAAACCCATTTTGGCGTAGTTCAAAATGGTCATCAGCACGTTATTGAATTCGTGCGTGGTGGTGCCCACCAACTCTCCCAAGGCCGTCAACTTTTGCGCT
The DNA window shown above is from Pirellulales bacterium and carries:
- a CDS encoding ATP-binding protein, producing MSHSTDEQPSPEQQIALLKQQLAQAQKLTALGELVGTTTHEFNNVLMTILNYAKMGLRHKDTATRDKALDKILAAANRAAKITNGILSFARNRSAGLEPTDLSRVIEDSMVLLEREMSKYRIRVETQIDAAPPALANGNQIQQVLLNLLINSRQAMPNGGIIMVRLSYDAAAHMVELAVRDSGKGMTPEVMRRIFDPFFSTKDGPDASGKGGTGLGLSMCRDIIEAHHGRIRVDSTVGKGTAFTIKLPAVQIPAAVSSAPIGNVAASMPTANSPSPVDR